In Amyelois transitella isolate CPQ chromosome 13, ilAmyTran1.1, whole genome shotgun sequence, a genomic segment contains:
- the LOC106132062 gene encoding charged multivesicular body protein 2b encodes MNFFRKEPTVKEQQRQNDRDLRKAGRDLERDKAALEREEKKLEMDIKKMAKEGNNEGCKILAKQLVQLRKQKNRIYAANSKISSVQIQNKAMGANIAIANAMGTTAKTMGNMNRVMNPHQIAKDMEAFKQANAKMDMTDEMISETLDDIMGESGDEEETEGVVNQVLDEIGIEISGKMANAPSVSRTKIGASTSDEDKELMAQLARLKS; translated from the exons ATGAATTTCTTTAGGAAAGAGCCTACTGTAAAAG aaCAACAGAGACAAAATGACAGAGACTTACGTAAAGCTGGTCGAGATTTGGAAAGGGATAAAGCTGCCTTGGAAagggaagaaaaaaaattg GAAATGGATATAAAGAAAATGGCAAAGGAAGGCAATAATGAGGGATGTAAAATTTTAGCAAAGCAGTTAGTTCAGTTACGCAAACAGAAAAACAGAATATATGCAGCCAATAGTAAG ATATCCAGTGTCCAGATACAGAACAAAGCGATGGGAGCAAACATAGCTATTGCTAACGCAATGGGCACTACAGCAAAGACAATGGGCAATATGAACAGAGTCATGAATCCCCATCAAATTGCAAAAGATATGGAGGCATTCAAACAGGCCAACGCTAAAATGGATATGACTGATGAAATGA tttcaGAAACCCTGGACGACATCATGGGTGAGTCTGGTGACGAGGAAGAAACCGAGGGTGTGGTCAACCAAGTATTGGACGAAATCGGCATTGAAATAAGTGGGAAG ATGGCAAACGCGCCTTCCGTGTCCCGCACCAAGATTGGCGCGTCCACTTCCGACGAGGACAAAGAGCTCATGGCTCAACTAGCTCGTCTAAAGtcgtaa
- the LOC106132053 gene encoding gustatory and odorant receptor 22-like — translation MIPISDHMFDEGINNSMFQNDMRNIKNDKQFFEKTQRDYEQEQRDLLSSQDGDTCEIHDQFYRDHKLLLVLFRALAVMPITRSRPGTITFSWRSSATAYAICFYIAATVVVLVVGYERIMILRSIKKFDDYIYAILFVVFLVPHFWIPFVGWGVAHQVAIYKTNWGKFQVRYYRVTSENLQFPNLKTSIVIISIGCLLLAVCFLLSLCALLDGFLLIHTTAYYHIITMINMNCALWYINCKGIKIASQGLSDCFRRDVQMECSAKLISRYRFLWLNLSELLQSLGNAYARTYSTYCLFMFTNITIAIYGALSEIVDHGFGFSFKEMGLFVDAAYCSTLLFIFADCSHKSTLKVAAGVQDTLLSIDVLTVDRPTQKEIDHFIQAIEMNPAVVSLKGYAHVNRELLTSAISMIAIYLIVLLQFKISLPKDPQGST, via the exons ATGATTCCCATATCGGATCACATGTTCGATGAAGGTATAAACAATAGTATGTTTCAAAATGATATGAGGAACATCAAAAATGATAAGCAGTTTTTTGAGAAAACGCAACGTGATTAC GAACAAGAGCAACGAGATCTGTTGTCATCCCAAGATGGCGATACGTGTGAAATCCACGACCAGTTTTATAGGGATCATAAATTATTACTGGTTTTGTTTAGAGCCCTTGCAGTCATGCCTATCACTAGGTCTAGGCCCG GAACGATCACCTTCAGCTGGCGTTCGAGTGCCACAGCATACGCCATCTGCTTCTACATCGCCGCCACCGTGGTGGTGCTGGTAGTAGGCTACGAAAGGATCATGATTCTTCGCTCCATCAAGAAGTTTGATGACTACATTTATGCTATTCTGTTCGTGGTGTTCCTGGTACCGCATTTTTGGATCCCTTTCGTGGGCTGGGGAGTGGCCCATCAAGTCGCTATTTATAAGACCAATTGGGGGAAGTTTCAA gTCAGATACTACAGGGTAACCAGTGAAAATCTCCAGTTTCCCAATCTGAAAACTAGCATCGTCATTATAAGCATTGGCTGCTTGTTGCTGGCTGTGTGCTTCTTGCTCAGCCTGTGTGCTCTGCTCGATGGCTTCTTACTAATTCACACTACTGCGTACTACCATATTATAACTATGATCAATATGAACTGCGCGTTGTGGTATATAAACTGCAAAGGGATCAAAATTGCATCACAAGGCTTATCCGACTGCTTTCGAAGa GATGTACAGATGGAATGTTCTGCGAAGTTAATATCTCGATATCGCTTCCTGTGGCTGAACCTCTCAGAATTGCTACAATCCCTTGGGAATGCCTATGCTAGGACCTATTCTACTTATTGTCTCTTCAT gtttaCAAACATAACTATTGCTATCTACGGAGCCCTGTCGGAGATCGTGGACCACGGCTTTGGTTTCAGTTTCAAGGAGATGGGTTTGTTCGTCGATGCAGCTTACTGCTCCACCTTGCTTTTTATCTTTGCTGATTGCTCACACAAATCCACACTGAAG gtAGCAGCCGGAGTGCAAGATACTTTGCTTTCTATTGACGTGTTGACTGTTGATCGTCCAACTCAAAAAGAG ATCGACCACTTTATCCAGGCCATAGAGATGAACCCAGCAGTCGTCAGCCTTAAGGGATACGCGCATGTGAACAGGGAACTCCTTACATCG GCAATAAGTATGATCGCTATCTACCTGATTGTGCTACTGCAGTTCAAGATCTCGCTTCCGAAGGATCCTCAAGGTTCTACGTGA